Proteins found in one Eretmochelys imbricata isolate rEreImb1 chromosome 9, rEreImb1.hap1, whole genome shotgun sequence genomic segment:
- the TSPAN6 gene encoding tetraspanin-6, giving the protein MAPPSRRLQTKPVITCLKSVLLTYSFVFWISGIILLAVGIWGKVGLEVYFSLLNEKATNVPYVLIGTGTVVILLGTFGCFATCRGSTWMLKLYAMFLSLIFLIVLVAAVVGFVFRHEIKNNFQSNYSLALRNYNATIDPHSDAVDTIQRTLHCCGVQNYFDWVNTTYFAQKGIPLSCCKFQNCTESDLKELDKAKAMVYGNGCFSLVTTVMESKMGIVAGISFGIACFQLVGIFLACCLSRYITNNQYEMV; this is encoded by the exons ATGGCGCCCCCGTCGCGCAGGCTGCAGACGAAGCCGGTGATCACCTGCCTCAAGAGCGTCCTGCTCACCTACAGCTTCGTGTTCTGG ATCTCTGGCATTATCCTCCTGGCAGTTGGCATCTGGGGCAAAGTGGGCCTAGAGGTGTATTTCTCCCTGTTAAACGAAAAGGCCACCAATGTCCCCTACGTACTCATTGGCACAGGTACTGTTGTCATCCTTCTGGGCACTTTTGGCTGTTTCGCCACCTGTCGTGGAAGCACATGGATGTTAAAACTG TATGCCATGTTCTTGTCCCTCATCTTCTTGATTGTGCTGGTGGCTGCTGTTGTAGGATTTGTGTTCAGACATGAG ATTAAGAACAACTTTCAGAGCAACTATAGTCTTGCTCTGAGGAACTACAATGCAACAATAGATCCCCACAGCGACGCGGTGGATACTATCCAGAGAACT TTACACTGTTGTGGAGTCCAGAACTATTTTGACTGGGTGAACACTACCTACTTTGCACAGAAGGGAATCCCTCTGAGCTGCTGCAAGTTCCAAAACTGCACAGAAAGTGATCTGAAGGAGCTGGATAAAGCCAAGGCTATGGTGTATGGCAAT GGTTGTTTCAGTTTGGTAACAACAGTTATGGAGTCCAAAATGGGCATTGTGGCTGGTATCTCCTTTGGCATCGCTTGCTTCCAG TTGGTTGGGATCTTTCTCGCCTGCTGCCTTTCCCGGTACATCACAAACAATCAGTACGAGATGGTGTAA